A genomic window from Corynebacterium fournieri includes:
- a CDS encoding metal ABC transporter ATP-binding protein — protein MIPAIAVDDVAVRYGDVVALDGATLSVQPGRICGLIGMNGAGKSTLLKAIMGLVKPDRGTVRINGIDPMRARKTQVLGYVPQSEDVDWQFPVTVRDVVMMGRYGHMGFTRHARAEDIAAVDRALERTHLESFADRQIGQLSGGQKKRAFIARGIAQGASIMLLDEPFAGVDKHSEATITELLRDLAAEGTTIFVVTHDLVALPQLAPETVLLNRRVLMHAPTEVVLEPDNLVQGFGMGVSA, from the coding sequence GTGATCCCCGCAATCGCGGTTGACGATGTTGCGGTGCGCTACGGCGACGTCGTCGCGCTCGACGGCGCAACTTTGAGCGTCCAACCAGGCCGTATCTGTGGGCTGATCGGGATGAACGGCGCGGGCAAATCCACGCTACTCAAGGCGATCATGGGGTTGGTCAAGCCGGATCGCGGCACGGTTCGTATCAACGGCATCGACCCCATGCGCGCCCGCAAGACGCAGGTGCTGGGCTACGTCCCGCAGAGCGAGGACGTGGACTGGCAGTTCCCGGTCACAGTGCGTGATGTGGTCATGATGGGCCGCTACGGCCACATGGGCTTTACCCGCCACGCGCGTGCGGAGGACATTGCGGCTGTGGATCGCGCGCTTGAGCGCACCCACCTTGAGTCGTTCGCAGACCGCCAGATCGGTCAGCTTTCGGGTGGCCAGAAGAAGCGTGCCTTCATCGCCCGCGGTATCGCTCAGGGTGCGAGCATCATGCTTCTCGACGAACCCTTCGCCGGCGTGGACAAACATTCCGAGGCCACCATCACTGAGCTGCTGCGTGACCTCGCGGCAGAAGGCACCACTATTTTTGTGGTGACGCACGACCTGGTTGCCTTGCCCCAGCTCGCGCCGGAGACAGTGCTGTTGAACCGCCGGGTGTTGATGCACGCCCCGACTGAAGTGGTGTTAGAGCCGGACAATTTGGTACAGGGCTTCGGTATGGGGGTGTCAGCATGA
- a CDS encoding glycosyltransferase family 4 protein — protein sequence MRVGIVAESFLPNVNGVTNSVLRVLEHLKREGHEAMVVAPGARDFQDEIPDYLGFEIVRVPTVMVPLVDSLPIGVPTSTVAAALSGFKPDIIHLASPFVLGGAGVFAARQLGVPAVALYQTDVAGFATKYHLPMVANLAWDWTRTIHNMSEMTLAPSSSYIRMLESHGINNVRHWGRGVDTELFNPAKRSDVLRRMWDPTGEKKIVGFVGRLAAEKSVHRLAPLVDDPAVQLVIVGDGPERDCLAETLPSAVFTGALSGEELARAYASLDLFVHTGEFETFCQAIQEAQASGVPTIGPRAGGPIDLIKHGDNGLLLEVDTFEDELPDAARWILDDARHATLQAAARESVADKTWAALGDQLLGYYTEVLDSYERKVVSLFGRDVALPRWAPARLGQSRRQARRGDTA from the coding sequence ATGCGAGTGGGAATCGTGGCGGAGTCTTTCCTCCCCAACGTCAACGGAGTGACCAATTCGGTGCTGCGCGTGCTCGAGCACCTCAAGCGCGAAGGCCACGAGGCGATGGTCGTCGCACCCGGCGCGCGCGACTTCCAGGACGAGATCCCCGACTACTTGGGCTTCGAGATCGTCCGCGTGCCCACCGTCATGGTCCCCCTGGTGGATTCGCTGCCGATCGGCGTGCCCACCTCCACCGTCGCGGCGGCGCTGTCCGGGTTCAAGCCGGACATCATCCACCTGGCTAGCCCGTTCGTCCTCGGCGGGGCCGGCGTGTTCGCGGCGCGCCAGCTCGGTGTGCCGGCGGTGGCGCTGTACCAGACGGACGTCGCCGGCTTCGCCACCAAGTACCACCTGCCCATGGTGGCGAACTTGGCGTGGGATTGGACGCGCACGATCCACAACATGAGCGAGATGACGCTGGCGCCGTCGTCGAGCTATATCCGCATGCTCGAGTCCCACGGCATCAACAACGTGCGCCACTGGGGCCGCGGCGTGGACACCGAGCTGTTCAATCCGGCAAAGCGCTCCGACGTGCTGCGCCGCATGTGGGATCCCACGGGCGAGAAGAAGATCGTCGGCTTCGTGGGCAGGTTGGCCGCGGAGAAGTCGGTGCACCGCCTTGCCCCGCTTGTCGACGACCCTGCGGTCCAACTCGTCATCGTCGGCGACGGCCCGGAGCGGGATTGCCTTGCCGAGACCCTGCCTTCCGCCGTGTTCACCGGCGCGCTGTCCGGCGAGGAGCTCGCCCGCGCCTACGCGTCGCTGGACCTGTTCGTGCACACCGGCGAGTTTGAGACGTTCTGCCAGGCCATCCAGGAGGCGCAGGCCTCGGGCGTGCCGACGATCGGCCCGCGCGCCGGCGGCCCCATCGACCTGATTAAGCACGGCGACAACGGCCTGCTGCTTGAGGTGGACACCTTCGAAGACGAGCTGCCGGACGCCGCGCGCTGGATCCTCGACGACGCCCGCCACGCCACCCTGCAGGCCGCCGCCCGCGAGTCCGTGGCCGACAAGACCTGGGCCGCACTCGGCGACCAGCTGCTGGGTTACTACACCGAGGTGCTGGACTCCTACGAGCGCAAGGTGGTCAGCCTGTTCGGCCGCGACGTGGCCCTGCCGCGCTGGGCACCGGCACGCCTAGGCCAATCCCGCAGGCAAGCGCGGCGCGGCGACACCGCGTAG
- the rplK gene encoding 50S ribosomal protein L11 produces MAKKKVTGLIKLQIEAGMANPAPPVGPALGAHGVNIVEFTKAYNAATESMRGNIVPVEITVYEDRSFDFILKSPPAASLLLKAAGLKKGSGVPHTDKVGKVTWEQCKEIAETKKNDLNARDIEAGAAIIAGTARSMGIDVEK; encoded by the coding sequence ATGGCAAAGAAGAAGGTCACTGGCCTGATCAAGCTTCAGATCGAAGCTGGCATGGCAAACCCGGCTCCGCCGGTCGGTCCGGCTCTGGGTGCGCACGGCGTGAACATCGTCGAGTTCACCAAGGCCTACAACGCGGCTACCGAGTCCATGCGCGGCAACATCGTCCCGGTGGAGATCACGGTCTACGAAGACCGCTCCTTCGACTTCATCCTGAAGTCCCCGCCGGCGGCATCCCTGCTGCTGAAGGCTGCAGGCCTGAAGAAGGGCTCCGGCGTTCCCCACACTGACAAGGTTGGCAAGGTCACCTGGGAGCAGTGCAAGGAGATCGCCGAGACCAAGAAGAACGACCTCAACGCCCGCGACATCGAGGCCGGCGCCGCGATCATCGCTGGTACCGCCCGTTCCATGGGCATTGACGTCGAGAAGTAA
- a CDS encoding demethylmenaquinone methyltransferase — protein MAKADLEKKPFDVAGMFDDVGAKYDTTNTVLSFGLDKYWRRRTRERLDLKPGELVLDLAAGTAVSTVELGKSGAWVVACDFSQGMLAAGKDRDVPKVVGDAMHLPFADETFDAVTISYGLRNVHDFEAGLREMARVTKPGGRLAVNEFSTPVVPGFRTLYKEYLPLAVPALAKLFSSNAEAYEYLAESIRAWPGQEELAAAINANGWTDASWQNLTGGIVALHSAVKPA, from the coding sequence ATGGCCAAGGCGGATCTGGAGAAAAAGCCCTTCGACGTCGCGGGGATGTTCGACGATGTCGGCGCGAAGTACGATACGACGAACACCGTGCTGTCGTTCGGCTTGGACAAGTACTGGCGACGTCGCACCCGCGAGCGCCTGGACTTAAAGCCCGGCGAGCTCGTGCTCGATCTGGCCGCCGGCACCGCCGTGTCCACCGTGGAGCTGGGCAAGTCCGGCGCGTGGGTGGTGGCCTGCGACTTTTCCCAGGGCATGCTCGCCGCCGGCAAGGACCGCGACGTGCCCAAGGTCGTCGGCGACGCGATGCACCTGCCGTTCGCCGACGAGACCTTCGACGCGGTGACCATCTCCTACGGCCTGCGCAACGTCCACGACTTCGAGGCCGGCCTGCGCGAGATGGCGCGCGTGACCAAGCCGGGCGGGCGCCTCGCCGTCAACGAGTTCTCCACGCCCGTCGTGCCCGGCTTCCGTACGCTGTACAAGGAGTACCTGCCGCTGGCGGTGCCGGCGCTGGCGAAGCTATTTTCCTCCAACGCGGAGGCCTACGAATACCTCGCCGAATCCATCCGCGCCTGGCCGGGCCAAGAAGAGCTCGCCGCGGCAATTAACGCCAACGGTTGGACTGACGCCAGTTGGCAGAACCTCACCGGCGGTATTGTCGCGCTGCACAGCGCGGTCAAGCCTGCCTAG
- a CDS encoding metal ABC transporter substrate-binding protein — MLKSKVLALAATAALTAGLAGCSQDSADAAGGKDTPVVLTTFTVIQDIASNVAGDHLRVESITKPGAEIHGYEPTPGDISRASDADLILDNGMNLENWFSQFVADLDVPHAVVSEGVDPIDIAEDAYAGKPNPHAWMSPVNVQKYVDNIVDAFSELDPEHADDFKANGETYKQELQAVQDELETKLAAVPDKQRALVTCEGAFSYLARDAKLTERYIWPVNAEQEATPQQIAGAIEFVKENNVPSVFCESTVSNAPMMQVVKATGAEYGGTLYVDSLSEENGPVPTYLDLIRHDTKVIIDGLNGGKQ; from the coding sequence ATGCTGAAATCCAAGGTGCTCGCGCTCGCCGCCACGGCTGCGCTAACTGCCGGCCTCGCAGGCTGTTCGCAGGACAGCGCCGACGCCGCAGGCGGCAAAGACACCCCCGTGGTACTCACCACGTTCACGGTGATCCAGGACATCGCTTCGAACGTCGCCGGCGACCACCTGCGGGTGGAGTCCATCACCAAACCCGGCGCGGAAATCCACGGCTACGAGCCCACCCCGGGCGACATCTCGCGCGCCTCCGACGCCGACCTGATCCTGGACAACGGCATGAACCTGGAAAACTGGTTCTCCCAGTTCGTCGCCGACCTGGACGTGCCCCACGCCGTGGTCAGCGAAGGTGTCGACCCGATCGACATCGCGGAGGACGCCTACGCCGGCAAGCCCAACCCGCACGCCTGGATGAGTCCGGTGAACGTGCAGAAGTACGTGGACAACATCGTCGACGCGTTCAGCGAACTCGACCCGGAGCACGCCGATGATTTCAAGGCCAACGGCGAAACATACAAGCAGGAACTGCAGGCTGTGCAAGACGAGCTGGAAACCAAGCTCGCCGCTGTCCCCGACAAGCAGCGCGCCTTGGTCACCTGCGAAGGTGCGTTCTCCTATCTGGCTCGCGACGCGAAGTTGACCGAGCGCTACATCTGGCCGGTCAACGCTGAGCAGGAAGCCACCCCGCAGCAGATCGCCGGCGCGATCGAGTTTGTGAAGGAAAACAACGTCCCGTCTGTGTTCTGTGAATCCACGGTCTCTAACGCGCCGATGATGCAGGTCGTGAAGGCCACCGGCGCGGAGTACGGCGGCACCCTCTACGTCGATTCGCTTTCTGAGGAAAACGGTCCGGTGCCGACCTACCTGGATCTGATTCGCCACGACACGAAGGTGATCATCGACGGTTTGAACGGGGGCAAGCAGTGA
- a CDS encoding metal-dependent transcriptional regulator codes for MSVGDLSTSTQNYLKGIWALSEWSDTPVTPSSVAKHLGLRKSTVSDGVRKLGEQGLVEHKPYGAVELTDTGRTYAVAMIRRHRLIETFLVEALGYTWDQVHDEAENLEHSVSDFMVDRIDAFLDYPSRDPHGDPIPSASGRVDAPEAVPLTGVQPGQKATIERIADDDPKLLQFFDSHGLVVGATLEVGEGAPYSGAVAVRLAGAAEAVPLGEEATDSVFVRVDA; via the coding sequence ATGTCCGTCGGCGACCTGTCCACCAGTACCCAGAACTACCTCAAAGGCATCTGGGCGCTTTCGGAGTGGTCAGATACGCCGGTGACACCGTCGTCAGTGGCCAAGCACCTTGGACTGCGCAAATCCACCGTCTCCGACGGGGTGCGCAAGCTCGGCGAGCAGGGCCTGGTGGAACATAAGCCCTACGGCGCCGTCGAGCTGACCGACACAGGCCGCACGTACGCGGTGGCGATGATCCGCCGCCACCGCCTGATTGAAACGTTTTTGGTGGAGGCGTTGGGCTACACCTGGGACCAGGTGCACGACGAGGCCGAAAACCTCGAACACTCGGTGAGCGACTTTATGGTCGACCGCATCGACGCGTTTTTGGACTACCCCAGCCGCGACCCCCACGGTGACCCCATCCCCTCAGCCAGCGGGCGTGTTGATGCCCCCGAGGCCGTCCCACTGACCGGCGTGCAGCCGGGGCAGAAGGCCACGATTGAACGCATTGCCGACGACGACCCGAAACTGCTGCAATTCTTCGACAGTCACGGGCTCGTCGTCGGCGCAACCCTCGAGGTGGGAGAGGGTGCCCCTTACTCCGGCGCGGTCGCGGTCCGGCTTGCCGGCGCGGCGGAGGCGGTGCCGCTCGGCGAGGAAGCCACGGATTCCGTCTTCGTGCGCGTGGATGCGTAA
- the rplA gene encoding 50S ribosomal protein L1, which translates to MAKKSKHYIEQLAKVDRDNLYHPLDAVALAKETSSDKYDATIDVAMRLSVDPRKADQLVRGTVNLPHGTGKTVRVAVFAEGENATKAQEAGADIVGTDELIEQINAGQIDFDVAIATPDQMAKVGRVARVLGPRGLMPNPKTGTVTPDVAKAIQESKGGKIAFRVDKASNLHAIIGKASFTPEQLAENYGALLDEVIRLKPSSAKGVYLKKITVSATQGPGVPVDPSVEKNYANKA; encoded by the coding sequence ATGGCTAAGAAGTCCAAGCACTACATCGAGCAGCTGGCAAAGGTCGACCGCGACAACCTGTACCACCCGCTCGACGCCGTTGCGCTTGCGAAGGAGACCTCCTCCGACAAGTACGACGCCACTATCGACGTTGCTATGCGCCTGTCCGTCGACCCGCGCAAGGCCGACCAGCTGGTCCGCGGCACCGTCAACCTGCCGCACGGCACCGGTAAGACCGTCCGCGTGGCAGTCTTCGCCGAGGGCGAGAACGCGACCAAGGCCCAGGAGGCTGGCGCGGACATCGTCGGCACCGACGAGCTGATCGAGCAGATCAACGCCGGCCAGATCGACTTCGACGTGGCTATCGCTACGCCGGACCAGATGGCCAAGGTCGGCCGCGTCGCCCGCGTGCTGGGCCCGCGTGGTCTGATGCCGAACCCGAAGACCGGCACGGTCACCCCGGACGTCGCTAAGGCGATCCAGGAGTCCAAGGGCGGCAAGATCGCCTTCCGTGTGGACAAGGCGTCCAACCTGCACGCGATCATCGGCAAGGCCTCCTTCACCCCGGAGCAGCTCGCTGAGAACTACGGTGCGCTCCTCGACGAGGTCATCCGTTTGAAGCCGTCTTCCGCTAAGGGCGTGTACCTGAAGAAGATCACGGTTTCCGCAACCCAGGGCCCGGGTGTCCCGGTCGACCCGTCCGTGGAGAAGAACTACGCCAACAAGGCATAG
- the nusG gene encoding transcription termination/antitermination protein NusG produces the protein MTEANKDVSGAIENNEQEMIDEGAPVQPSTDPVLDGGDDDPAGTEGGDSSDEEGDSPAAGAELSDAEVRDAAQASVDTDDTDGSVGAAAADTDADGAVEEPVQETDLNVAETAEGEGEAAADAEADSDGEYRRRLREYTRELKKQPGDWYIIQSYSGYENKVKTNLEMRSQTLEVEDSIYEVVVPIEQAIENKDGKKKLVKRKLLPGYVLVRMDMNDAAWSVVRETPGVTSFVGNEGNATPVKHRDVAKFLLPKSTATGAKPEVNAEGETVVAMPEEEAPKKLAHDYKVGEAVTILSGALASVSATINAIDPETGKIEALVSIFGRETPVELTADQIERIM, from the coding sequence ATGACTGAGGCAAACAAGGACGTCAGCGGCGCTATCGAGAACAACGAGCAGGAAATGATCGACGAGGGCGCGCCCGTGCAGCCGTCCACCGACCCCGTCCTCGACGGCGGCGACGACGACCCGGCCGGCACCGAGGGCGGTGACTCCTCCGACGAGGAGGGCGACAGTCCCGCAGCTGGCGCCGAGCTTTCCGACGCTGAAGTGCGCGACGCCGCGCAGGCCTCCGTCGACACCGATGACACCGACGGCTCTGTTGGCGCAGCGGCGGCTGACACCGACGCCGACGGCGCGGTGGAGGAGCCGGTCCAGGAGACCGACCTGAACGTCGCCGAGACTGCTGAAGGCGAGGGGGAGGCCGCCGCAGACGCGGAGGCAGACTCCGACGGCGAGTACCGCCGCCGCCTGCGCGAGTACACCCGCGAGCTGAAGAAGCAGCCGGGTGACTGGTATATCATCCAGTCCTACTCGGGCTACGAGAACAAGGTGAAGACCAACCTGGAGATGCGCTCCCAGACCCTCGAGGTGGAAGACTCCATCTACGAGGTGGTCGTGCCCATCGAGCAGGCCATCGAGAACAAGGACGGCAAGAAGAAGCTGGTCAAGCGCAAGCTGCTGCCAGGCTACGTGCTGGTGCGCATGGACATGAACGACGCCGCGTGGTCCGTGGTCCGCGAGACCCCGGGCGTGACGTCGTTCGTGGGCAACGAAGGCAACGCGACGCCGGTGAAGCACCGCGACGTGGCCAAGTTCCTGCTGCCCAAGTCCACCGCAACCGGCGCGAAGCCGGAAGTCAACGCGGAGGGCGAGACCGTCGTGGCGATGCCGGAGGAGGAAGCTCCGAAGAAGCTCGCGCACGACTACAAGGTCGGCGAGGCCGTCACCATCCTCTCCGGCGCGCTGGCGTCGGTGTCCGCAACCATCAACGCGATCGACCCGGAGACCGGCAAGATCGAGGCGCTCGTGTCCATCTTCGGCCGCGAGACCCCGGTGGAGCTGACCGCGGATCAGATCGAGCGGATCATGTAA
- a CDS encoding polyprenyl synthetase family protein has protein sequence MTYGTTPSPRHGFNLDLGDDALNTRLTAGLEAVEELLIAELSRGESFLTDKVTHLAKAGGKRFRPMMALLCSEFGPNPGAQNVIRGATVTEMVHLATLYHDDVMDEAERRRGVESANTRWNNTVAILAGDILFAHASRQMALMDLDTVAHFADTFSELVTGQMRETVGAEGAGEADPVEHYLKVIEEKTGVLIASAAYLGARHAGADEETVARCSRIGDAVGMVFQIVDDIIDIFSDPEQSGKTPGTDLREGVFTLPVLYALQEDSPAGEELRGLLTGPLTADEDVARALELLGQSRGRERALDTVRGYVDTVERELDALPAGPAREALRTMTRMTVERVG, from the coding sequence ATGACGTACGGCACCACCCCGTCACCGCGCCACGGATTCAACCTGGACCTGGGCGACGACGCGCTCAACACCCGGCTGACCGCGGGGCTCGAGGCGGTGGAGGAGTTGCTGATAGCGGAGCTCAGCCGCGGGGAAAGCTTCCTCACCGACAAAGTCACCCACCTGGCCAAAGCCGGCGGTAAACGCTTCCGGCCGATGATGGCGCTGCTGTGCAGCGAATTCGGGCCGAACCCCGGGGCGCAAAACGTCATCCGCGGCGCCACAGTGACCGAAATGGTGCACCTGGCCACCCTCTACCACGACGACGTGATGGACGAAGCCGAGCGCCGCCGCGGCGTCGAATCCGCCAACACGCGCTGGAACAACACCGTGGCCATCCTCGCCGGCGACATCCTGTTCGCCCATGCCTCGCGCCAGATGGCGCTGATGGACCTCGACACCGTCGCCCACTTCGCCGACACCTTCTCCGAGCTGGTCACCGGCCAGATGCGAGAAACCGTCGGCGCGGAAGGCGCGGGCGAGGCCGACCCGGTGGAGCACTACCTCAAGGTCATCGAGGAAAAGACCGGGGTGCTCATCGCCTCGGCGGCCTATCTGGGTGCGCGCCACGCCGGCGCCGACGAGGAGACCGTGGCGCGCTGCTCGCGCATCGGCGACGCGGTGGGCATGGTCTTCCAGATCGTCGACGACATCATCGACATCTTCTCCGACCCGGAGCAGTCCGGAAAGACCCCCGGCACCGACCTGCGCGAGGGCGTGTTTACCCTGCCGGTGCTCTACGCGCTGCAGGAGGACTCCCCGGCGGGCGAAGAGCTGCGCGGTCTGCTCACCGGCCCGCTGACCGCCGACGAGGACGTTGCGCGCGCCCTGGAGCTTCTGGGGCAGTCCCGCGGGCGCGAGCGTGCCCTGGACACGGTGCGCGGCTACGTCGACACCGTGGAGCGCGAACTCGACGCCCTGCCCGCCGGGCCGGCGCGCGAAGCGCTTCGCACCATGACCCGCATGACCGTCGAACGAGTGGGTTAA
- a CDS encoding geranylgeranyl reductase family protein — MLRVSEFFDLVVVGAGPSGSAAAVAAQRAGLATLLLDAQGPNRDKTCGDGLTPRAVDTLQRLGLEVPAYRNFGLKLHGFGGDVVAPWPRGEGSASARATFDAMLVDAARAAGATIRQSCAATGVQFDGGAISAVETDQGTVRTKWVVVADGVRSPIGKELGRTWHKGQVYGIAARSYCSSPLSQEPWMHSHVELRDASGAIQPGYGWIFPLGDGHVNLGCGALSTDARPAKVNTKKLLALYASQQRETWQLGAEQQVASALLPMGGAVSNVAGPNWALIGDAAACVNPLNGEGIDYGLETAVLAVELIAGGGDLTLAWPALLRETYGEAFTLARSLARLLTYPQFLPLAGPVALRGLGGRYLMPAAARLMGNLVTEEDTDLVARLWRMAGKGARAVSGDQPLWGVR; from the coding sequence ATGTTGCGGGTGAGTGAGTTCTTCGACCTCGTCGTTGTTGGCGCGGGCCCTTCCGGTTCCGCCGCCGCTGTGGCCGCGCAGCGCGCCGGTTTAGCCACGTTGCTTCTCGACGCCCAAGGTCCTAACCGCGACAAGACGTGCGGCGACGGGTTGACGCCTCGCGCCGTCGATACGCTGCAGCGTTTGGGCCTTGAGGTGCCTGCCTACCGCAACTTTGGGTTGAAGCTGCACGGCTTCGGCGGCGATGTGGTCGCCCCCTGGCCGCGGGGTGAGGGCTCGGCGTCTGCGCGCGCGACGTTCGACGCGATGCTTGTCGACGCAGCCCGCGCCGCCGGCGCCACCATCCGCCAAAGCTGCGCCGCCACCGGTGTGCAGTTCGACGGTGGCGCGATTTCGGCGGTGGAGACCGACCAGGGCACGGTGCGCACGAAGTGGGTCGTGGTGGCGGACGGGGTGCGCTCACCCATCGGCAAGGAACTGGGGCGCACCTGGCACAAGGGGCAGGTCTATGGCATCGCGGCGCGGTCGTACTGTTCCTCGCCGTTGTCGCAGGAGCCGTGGATGCATTCGCATGTGGAGCTTCGCGACGCCTCCGGCGCCATCCAACCCGGCTACGGCTGGATCTTCCCGCTTGGCGACGGGCACGTGAACTTGGGCTGCGGGGCGTTGTCCACCGACGCACGCCCGGCGAAGGTGAACACGAAAAAGCTGCTCGCCTTGTACGCCTCGCAGCAGCGCGAAACGTGGCAGCTGGGAGCCGAGCAGCAGGTGGCCTCTGCCCTGCTGCCCATGGGCGGGGCGGTGTCGAACGTGGCGGGGCCGAACTGGGCGCTGATCGGCGACGCGGCGGCGTGCGTGAACCCGCTCAACGGCGAGGGCATCGACTACGGGCTGGAAACCGCAGTGCTGGCGGTGGAGTTGATCGCCGGCGGCGGGGATCTGACGCTGGCGTGGCCGGCGCTTCTGCGTGAGACCTACGGCGAGGCGTTTACCCTGGCGCGCAGCCTGGCGCGGCTGTTGACCTACCCGCAGTTTTTGCCGCTGGCGGGCCCGGTGGCGCTGCGCGGGCTGGGCGGGCGCTACCTCATGCCGGCGGCGGCGCGGTTGATGGGCAATCTGGTTACTGAGGAAGACACGGACCTCGTCGCAAGGCTGTGGCGTATGGCCGGTAAGGGCGCGCGGGCGGTGTCGGGCGACCAGCCGCTTTGGGGCGTACGCTAG
- a CDS encoding metal ABC transporter permease, producing MIALLTEPFGYEFMMRALATSLVASIVCALLSCWLVLVGWSLMGDAVSHAVLPGVVLAYILGVPFAVGAVVFGFLAVALIGLVRDTSRVKEDAAIGIVFTTMFALGLVLISVTPSHTDLNHIIFGNLLGVSRGDLLQVAILGAIVLSVLVLKRRDFTLYAFDPTHAHAIGLNPRLLGAALLALLALTSVVALQAVGVILVVAMLIIPGATAYLLTNKFGTMLIIAPTMSAACAIVGLYCSYYLDTASGGMIVLAQGVVFGVVYLFGPHGVLRGRRYASTRTKTESVASSPSGTASAAPASRTATAPE from the coding sequence ATGATTGCGCTGCTTACGGAGCCGTTTGGGTACGAGTTCATGATGCGTGCGCTTGCGACCTCGCTGGTGGCGTCGATTGTCTGCGCGCTGTTGTCGTGCTGGCTGGTGTTGGTTGGCTGGTCGCTGATGGGCGATGCGGTAAGCCACGCTGTCCTGCCCGGCGTGGTGCTGGCCTACATTCTGGGCGTGCCGTTTGCCGTCGGCGCGGTGGTGTTCGGGTTCCTTGCGGTGGCACTGATCGGGCTGGTGCGCGATACGTCCCGGGTGAAGGAGGATGCGGCCATTGGCATTGTGTTCACCACCATGTTCGCGCTGGGGCTCGTGCTCATTTCGGTAACCCCTTCGCACACGGATCTGAACCACATCATCTTCGGCAATCTGCTTGGTGTGTCCCGTGGGGACCTGCTGCAGGTGGCCATCCTGGGAGCGATCGTGTTGAGCGTGCTGGTGCTCAAGCGGCGCGACTTCACCCTCTACGCGTTCGATCCCACCCATGCACACGCGATTGGGTTGAATCCGCGCCTGCTCGGTGCGGCCCTGCTGGCACTGCTGGCGCTGACGTCAGTGGTGGCACTCCAGGCCGTTGGCGTGATCCTGGTGGTGGCGATGCTGATCATCCCGGGTGCGACCGCCTACCTGCTCACCAACAAATTCGGCACGATGCTGATCATCGCCCCGACCATGTCGGCGGCGTGTGCGATTGTGGGCCTGTACTGCTCCTACTACCTGGACACGGCCTCTGGCGGCATGATCGTGCTCGCCCAAGGTGTGGTGTTTGGTGTGGTGTACCTGTTCGGCCCGCATGGGGTGCTGCGGGGTCGTCGTTACGCATCCACGCGCACGAAGACGGAATCCGTGGCTTCCTCGCCGAGCGGCACCGCCTCCGCCGCGCCGGCAAGCCGGACCGCGACCGCGCCGGAGTAA
- the secE gene encoding preprotein translocase subunit SecE, giving the protein MTNPNGQNPAQPTGKRQLRGATPVSSEGYEAKRTPVTADDADEKNGSSITAFPGEVASEMGKVIWPTGKQMLNYTLIVFAFLIVLTIFVWGTDALSSMLIRWIFIR; this is encoded by the coding sequence GTGACTAACCCCAACGGTCAAAACCCGGCACAGCCGACCGGTAAGCGTCAGCTGCGCGGGGCAACTCCCGTCTCCTCCGAGGGCTACGAGGCGAAGCGCACCCCCGTCACCGCCGACGATGCCGACGAGAAGAACGGCTCCAGCATCACCGCCTTCCCGGGTGAAGTCGCCTCCGAGATGGGCAAGGTCATCTGGCCCACCGGCAAGCAGATGCTCAACTACACGCTCATCGTGTTCGCCTTCCTCATCGTGCTGACCATCTTCGTGTGGGGCACCGACGCGCTGTCCTCCATGCTGATTCGCTGGATCTTCATCCGGTAA